A portion of the Adhaeribacter radiodurans genome contains these proteins:
- a CDS encoding MFS transporter, protein MAISPVLKQLLKIPVLVAALGYMVDMYDLFLFNIVRVPSLKELGLTDDDLFHKGLFILDMQMAGMLIGGILWGILGDKKGRLSVLFGSILLYSLANIANGFVTSYEQYLPLRFIAGIGLAGELGAGITLVAEILPKEIRGWGTTLVATVGVFGAILAYFVASTFDWRVSYFVGGGLGLLLLFMRVRVFESGVFLHLKNKHVKRGNFLMLFSNGTRFSKYLYSILIGTPIWFVSGVLIFFSPEFGAALGVTEPIVAGKAVMLAFAGQVAGDIVSGYLSQRFRSRKKGMFIFLLGSYSLMLVYLLAKTQSLTTFYFFCAALGFFNGYWTLFITIAAELFGTNLRATVATTVPNFVRASVIPISALFIYAKGHFGLTTGAALVGALIVGIALLALSRLEETFHKDLDYEEVDGQEPSLSPSSGFVQPTKVTEKS, encoded by the coding sequence ATGGCAATATCCCCTGTGCTGAAGCAGCTTTTAAAAATACCCGTTTTAGTAGCCGCCTTAGGCTATATGGTAGATATGTATGATTTGTTTTTGTTTAATATCGTGCGGGTACCCAGTCTAAAAGAGTTAGGTTTAACCGACGATGACTTGTTCCATAAAGGTTTATTTATCCTGGATATGCAAATGGCCGGTATGTTAATCGGTGGTATTTTGTGGGGTATTCTGGGTGATAAAAAAGGTAGGCTCTCGGTGTTATTTGGTTCTATTTTGTTGTATTCCCTGGCCAATATTGCCAATGGTTTTGTTACTTCTTACGAACAGTATTTGCCTTTACGTTTTATTGCTGGTATCGGTCTGGCGGGCGAGTTAGGAGCAGGAATTACCTTAGTAGCCGAAATATTACCGAAAGAAATCCGGGGCTGGGGAACCACCTTGGTGGCTACAGTTGGGGTGTTTGGAGCCATTCTAGCCTACTTTGTTGCCTCAACTTTTGATTGGAGAGTTTCCTATTTTGTGGGCGGTGGTTTAGGATTGTTATTGCTATTTATGCGGGTTCGAGTTTTTGAATCGGGTGTGTTTCTGCACCTGAAAAACAAACACGTAAAACGGGGCAATTTCCTGATGCTGTTCTCGAATGGTACCCGTTTTAGTAAATATTTATACTCTATTTTAATAGGTACGCCCATCTGGTTTGTTTCAGGGGTTCTCATTTTCTTTTCTCCGGAATTTGGGGCGGCTTTAGGAGTTACAGAACCTATAGTAGCGGGCAAAGCCGTAATGTTAGCCTTTGCTGGCCAGGTGGCCGGTGATATAGTTTCGGGGTACCTGAGCCAGCGGTTTAGAAGTCGCAAGAAAGGAATGTTTATCTTTCTGCTAGGTTCTTATTCTTTAATGCTGGTTTATTTACTGGCTAAAACCCAAAGCCTGACTACTTTTTACTTTTTCTGCGCAGCACTGGGCTTCTTTAACGGGTACTGGACTTTATTTATCACCATTGCGGCCGAGTTATTTGGGACTAACTTACGAGCCACGGTAGCTACCACGGTACCTAATTTTGTGAGAGCTTCGGTAATTCCCATTTCAGCCTTATTCATATATGCCAAAGGACATTTTGGTCTTACCACCGGAGCGGCTCTGGTAGGTGCCTTAATCGTGGGGATTGCGTTGCTGGCTTTATCCCGCTTAGAAGAAACCTTCCACAAAGACCTGGATTACGAAGAAGTAGATGGACAGGAACCCAGTCTATCCCCTTCCTCGGGTTTTGTCCAACCAACTAAAGTAACCGAGAAAAGTTAA
- a CDS encoding mevalonate kinase family protein, translating into MTTISASDSSISISTPGRICLFGEHQDYLGLPVIAVAISRRIYLTGHPRPDKKVVLHLPDINEQETFDLAPQLTYEKSRDYFRSAVNVIQREERISFNRGLEATVRGNIPINSGTSSSSALLVSWINFLLHTADKPIIKSAAEIGELAYKAEILEFGEPGGMMDHYSTAMGNIIYLESQPKIHVQTYRPKLGTFVLGDSQQPKDTINILKRVKYGMLEALRKIKAYDPTFDLHVNPLSNASEYRSILTEDEMILFKSNLSDRDILRQAKQLLEQGRLDSEVLGGLLNQHQDNLRDAKKVSTPKINAMIEASLRAGALGAKINGSGGGGCMFAYAPEQPEAVVEAIEQQGGKAYIITIDEGTRLEIMVEPIVKES; encoded by the coding sequence GTGACTACAATTTCTGCATCGGATTCTAGTATCAGTATTTCTACACCTGGTCGAATTTGTCTGTTTGGGGAACACCAAGATTACTTAGGCTTACCGGTTATTGCTGTAGCTATTTCCCGGCGAATTTACCTGACAGGCCACCCTCGACCGGATAAAAAAGTGGTACTGCATTTACCAGATATAAACGAACAGGAGACTTTTGACTTAGCTCCCCAACTAACTTACGAAAAATCACGCGATTATTTCCGGAGTGCTGTAAACGTTATTCAACGGGAAGAAAGAATTAGTTTTAACAGGGGTCTGGAAGCTACTGTTCGGGGTAATATTCCTATCAATTCGGGTACTTCCAGTTCTTCGGCGTTACTCGTTTCGTGGATAAATTTTCTGCTGCACACAGCAGATAAGCCCATTATTAAATCAGCAGCTGAAATAGGTGAATTAGCCTATAAGGCCGAAATATTGGAATTTGGGGAACCCGGAGGGATGATGGATCATTACTCTACGGCTATGGGGAATATAATATATTTAGAGTCTCAACCCAAAATCCACGTTCAAACCTATAGGCCTAAGCTTGGCACCTTTGTATTAGGCGATTCCCAGCAACCAAAAGATACTATAAACATCTTAAAACGAGTAAAATACGGGATGTTAGAGGCTCTGCGGAAAATTAAGGCTTACGATCCTACCTTTGATTTACACGTGAATCCTTTAAGTAATGCATCTGAATATCGGTCCATCTTGACTGAAGACGAAATGATACTCTTTAAAAGTAATTTATCGGATCGTGATATTTTACGCCAAGCAAAACAATTACTGGAACAAGGCCGGTTAGATTCTGAAGTACTTGGAGGGTTGCTAAACCAACACCAGGATAATTTGCGGGATGCAAAAAAGGTCTCTACCCCTAAGATCAATGCTATGATAGAGGCCTCGTTAAGGGCTGGAGCCTTAGGAGCCAAAATAAATGGTTCTGGTGGGGGCGGCTGTATGTTTGCGTATGCCCCGGAGCAACCCGAAGCAGTGGTAGAAGCAATAGAGCAACAAGGCGGTAAAGCTTATATTATCACCATTGATGAAGGAACACGGTTAGAAATAATGGTTGAGCCAATAGTAAAGGAATCCTAA
- a CDS encoding FkbM family methyltransferase translates to MRKLFLNLLKIFNPGTIKIRHHYTHQPFFLDTFMHKGYWYHGKNRELDTMDFFRDCITPGSTVIEVGAHIGYVSQYLSSLTGETGKVLIFEPGINNIPYLQRNIAKLNNVELIQKAVSDKNGVANFYLENLTGQNNSLINDYQRFNAALANSGVKVSKKTVEVETVSLDSYLKQFYLNASINFIKMDIEGAELFALTGMTETLTKHKPNLMIEVTVNDYEVLQLLNNLDYILLNPKKRLVNNLKKVNGNILGIHKSRKEVLEKFGLLPLTDVIYSPVQ, encoded by the coding sequence ATGAGAAAATTATTTTTAAATCTATTAAAAATATTTAATCCTGGTACTATTAAAATCCGGCATCATTACACCCACCAACCTTTCTTTCTGGATACATTTATGCACAAAGGTTATTGGTATCATGGTAAAAATAGAGAACTGGATACAATGGATTTTTTTAGAGATTGTATAACTCCGGGTAGTACAGTAATTGAGGTAGGGGCTCATATTGGTTATGTGAGTCAGTATTTAAGTTCTTTAACCGGAGAAACGGGAAAAGTTTTAATTTTTGAACCAGGAATTAACAATATTCCCTATTTACAAAGGAATATTGCAAAATTGAACAATGTGGAATTAATTCAGAAAGCCGTATCTGATAAGAATGGAGTAGCCAACTTTTACTTAGAAAATTTAACCGGTCAGAATAATTCTTTAATAAATGATTACCAAAGATTTAATGCTGCTTTAGCTAATTCGGGAGTTAAAGTGAGTAAGAAAACAGTAGAAGTAGAAACTGTATCTCTTGATAGCTATTTAAAGCAATTTTATCTTAATGCTTCTATTAATTTCATTAAAATGGATATTGAAGGAGCGGAATTATTTGCTTTGACAGGAATGACCGAAACCTTAACAAAGCACAAGCCTAATTTAATGATTGAAGTAACTGTAAATGACTATGAAGTATTACAGCTGTTAAATAATTTGGATTACATTCTTTTAAACCCAAAGAAAAGGCTGGTAAATAATTTAAAGAAGGTTAACGGAAATATTTTAGGTATTCATAAATCAAGAAAAGAAGTTTTAGAAAAGTTTGGTTTATTACCGTTAACGGATGTAATATACTCTCCTGTTCAGTAA
- a CDS encoding LacI family DNA-binding transcriptional regulator, which produces MAHNTPTMKEIAKRLGVSVTTVSRALQNHPRIGLRTREQVHELVQEMGYVPNSTAIYLKKRCTFNIGVVLPFLTEQFFSLAISGIEDTTTKQGYSVLVVQSRNNFEREKAAITSLIKHGVDGIIVSVASETQTYLHLDEAQKHGVPVVLFDRVIKRAPNSCVYSDIVVGAYEAIAFLISRGLRRIALLNGPNTLQATEERLRGYVKALQEYEIPVNIHYIKSLNLTKEDTIRKTNELLNLSELPQAILAFHDYIALDSMQVCKERGFRINKDIFFVSFSNLSFCSYLDNPPIASIEQFPYEMGEKAAQILMNDITNPGSSIRQEVVIKSKLIQR; this is translated from the coding sequence ATGGCTCATAACACGCCCACCATGAAAGAAATTGCCAAACGTTTGGGCGTATCAGTTACCACAGTTTCCCGAGCACTACAAAATCATCCACGCATTGGTTTACGCACCCGCGAACAAGTGCATGAATTAGTTCAGGAAATGGGTTATGTGCCTAATTCAACGGCTATCTATTTAAAAAAAAGATGTACTTTTAATATTGGGGTGGTACTACCTTTTTTAACCGAACAGTTTTTTTCACTGGCTATTTCGGGTATTGAAGACACTACAACGAAGCAAGGCTACAGTGTGTTGGTGGTACAATCTCGGAATAATTTTGAGCGGGAAAAAGCAGCCATTACTTCTTTAATCAAACATGGCGTAGATGGCATTATTGTATCAGTAGCTTCTGAAACCCAAACCTACCTGCATCTTGATGAAGCCCAGAAACATGGAGTACCTGTAGTATTGTTCGACCGCGTGATTAAGCGAGCTCCTAATAGTTGCGTGTATTCTGATATCGTTGTTGGTGCCTACGAAGCCATTGCTTTTTTAATTTCACGCGGCCTAAGAAGAATTGCTTTATTAAATGGTCCAAATACTTTGCAAGCCACAGAAGAACGCTTAAGAGGCTATGTAAAAGCTTTACAAGAGTACGAAATTCCGGTAAACATTCACTACATTAAAAGTTTAAACCTAACTAAGGAAGACACGATCCGGAAAACTAACGAATTATTAAATTTATCAGAATTGCCCCAAGCTATTTTAGCTTTTCACGATTACATTGCCCTAGATTCCATGCAGGTATGTAAAGAGCGAGGCTTTCGTATAAACAAAGATATTTTTTTCGTCAGCTTTTCCAATCTTTCCTTCTGCTCTTACTTGGATAACCCTCCTATTGCTTCTATTGAACAATTTCCATATGAAATGGGCGAAAAAGCTGCGCAAATTTTAATGAACGATATCACCAATCCAGGAAGCTCAATCCGGCAAGAAGTAGTAATTAAATCAAAGCTGATACAACGGTAG
- a CDS encoding Gfo/Idh/MocA family protein, with translation MTKFVNRREFIRKSSTVLAATAATSLLPVSLLAQKAAPKVRLGFIGVGLRGRNHVHNALAFPGVTIPAICDIDPAAVAATQKMLREAGHKEAKVYGKNDHDFENLVKRDDIDGVIIATPWEWHVPMALAAMNARKYAGVEVSATVKLEESWALVDTFEKTGSHCMILENVCYRRDVMAVLNMVRQNLFGEITHLECGYQHDLRGVKFNNGQKAYGGGVEFGPKAFSEAKWRTQHSVDRNGDLYPTHGLGPVAEMININRGNQFLYLTSMATKSRGLHKYIVDNGGENHPNAKVNFKLGDIVQTMIKCANGETILITHDTNSPRPYSLGFRVQGTNGLWMDDGDKIYIEKVSKTNDEWEPDTEYMKKYDHKLWSQFEKEAEGAGHGGMDYFVMRDFVEAIRNKTAPPIDVYDAAAWSAISPLSEQSIAQNSASIPIPDFTRGKWKNRQPAFAV, from the coding sequence ATGACAAAATTTGTTAACCGGCGTGAGTTTATCCGGAAGAGTTCAACCGTTTTAGCGGCTACGGCAGCTACCAGTTTATTACCTGTAAGTTTATTAGCGCAAAAAGCTGCCCCTAAAGTACGGTTAGGATTTATTGGGGTTGGTTTGCGGGGACGGAATCACGTGCACAATGCCCTGGCTTTCCCGGGAGTAACCATCCCCGCTATTTGCGACATCGACCCGGCCGCTGTTGCCGCAACTCAGAAAATGCTGCGGGAAGCTGGCCACAAAGAAGCCAAAGTTTACGGCAAGAACGATCACGATTTCGAAAATTTAGTAAAACGCGACGATATTGACGGGGTAATTATTGCTACTCCCTGGGAATGGCACGTACCTATGGCCCTGGCAGCTATGAATGCCCGTAAATACGCGGGAGTAGAGGTGTCAGCTACGGTAAAATTAGAAGAATCTTGGGCTTTGGTGGATACCTTCGAAAAAACCGGTTCGCATTGTATGATCCTCGAAAATGTGTGTTACCGCCGCGATGTAATGGCCGTCTTGAACATGGTGCGCCAGAACCTATTTGGAGAAATTACTCATCTGGAATGTGGTTACCAGCACGATTTGCGAGGAGTAAAGTTTAATAATGGTCAGAAGGCTTACGGAGGTGGGGTAGAGTTTGGTCCCAAGGCATTCAGCGAAGCTAAGTGGCGCACGCAGCACTCTGTAGACCGTAACGGCGATCTATATCCTACTCACGGTTTAGGACCAGTTGCCGAAATGATTAACATTAACCGGGGTAACCAGTTTTTGTATTTAACATCTATGGCTACTAAAAGCCGTGGCCTGCACAAATACATTGTAGATAATGGCGGCGAAAACCATCCGAATGCCAAAGTTAATTTTAAGCTGGGCGATATAGTGCAAACCATGATTAAATGCGCCAACGGCGAAACCATTTTAATTACCCACGATACCAATTCGCCGCGACCTTATTCCCTGGGTTTCCGGGTGCAGGGCACCAATGGCCTTTGGATGGATGATGGCGATAAAATTTACATTGAAAAAGTAAGTAAAACCAACGATGAGTGGGAGCCCGATACTGAATACATGAAAAAATACGACCATAAACTCTGGTCGCAATTTGAGAAAGAAGCCGAAGGTGCCGGTCATGGGGGGATGGATTATTTCGTGATGCGGGATTTTGTGGAAGCCATCCGGAACAAAACAGCGCCACCCATTGACGTATACGATGCCGCGGCTTGGTCGGCTATTAGTCCTCTATCGGAACAATCTATTGCTCAAAATTCTGCTTCTATTCCGATTCCTGATTTTACCCGTGGCAAATGGAAAAACCGCCAACCCGCTTTCGCTGTTTAA
- a CDS encoding 3-ketoacyl-ACP reductase yields MKRVAFITGGSRGIGLGIAKQLAQAEFDVAINGVRPAEAVADVINDLKQYGGEAIYCQGDVASVADRTRMIKEIKAHFGALHVLVNNAGVAPKERKDILEATEESFTHVFTTNLQGPYFLTQAVANWMVEQTQTNPEFSGCIVNVSSVSATVASVNRGEYCMAKAGLSMATQLFAARLGEYNIPVYEVRPGIIKTDMTAGVTEKYDKLISEGLTVQKRWGEAQDVGKAVAALALGYFPYSTGQVLMVDGGMTLPRL; encoded by the coding sequence ATGAAACGTGTAGCATTTATTACAGGGGGAAGTCGGGGTATTGGTTTGGGTATTGCCAAGCAATTGGCTCAAGCTGAATTCGACGTAGCCATTAATGGCGTACGCCCGGCAGAAGCCGTGGCGGATGTTATTAATGATTTAAAACAATACGGAGGCGAAGCAATTTACTGCCAGGGCGATGTGGCTTCTGTAGCGGACCGTACCCGGATGATAAAAGAAATTAAAGCTCATTTTGGAGCACTACACGTGCTGGTAAATAATGCCGGCGTAGCTCCTAAAGAAAGGAAAGATATTCTGGAAGCTACCGAAGAAAGCTTTACCCATGTGTTCACCACCAACCTGCAAGGTCCTTATTTTCTAACCCAGGCCGTTGCTAACTGGATGGTAGAGCAAACCCAAACTAATCCGGAATTCTCCGGCTGTATTGTAAATGTTTCGTCGGTATCGGCTACCGTGGCCTCAGTTAATCGGGGCGAATACTGCATGGCCAAAGCTGGTTTAAGCATGGCTACTCAATTATTTGCCGCAAGGTTAGGTGAATACAACATACCGGTTTACGAAGTACGACCCGGCATTATAAAAACCGATATGACCGCCGGAGTAACCGAAAAGTATGATAAATTAATTAGCGAAGGCTTAACCGTACAAAAACGTTGGGGCGAAGCCCAGGATGTAGGAAAAGCCGTTGCAGCCTTAGCTTTGGGTTACTTTCCCTACTCCACTGGCCAGGTACTAATGGTAGACGGCGGAATGACCTTACCACGTTTGTAA
- a CDS encoding Gfo/Idh/MocA family protein, producing MSPTIHKVGIIMNGVTGRMGTNQHLLRSIVEIIKQGGVKVSPSEFIIPDPVLVGRDAVKLQKLAELSGVPAFTTDLESVMSDPHYQIYFDAQTTGRRAEGVRQAVKAGKHVYCEKPTAVSTEVALELYELCKKNNIKNGVVQDKLWLPGLLKLQRLIQNNFFGEILSVRGEFGYWVFEGHTIPAQRPSWNYRIEDDGGIIVDMLCHWRYVLDNIFGKVKAVSCLGATHIEERIDENGKPYKSTADDAAYATFELENGVIAHFNSSWTVRVRRDDLLTLQVDGTKGSAVAGLRECYTQHYGNTPKPVWNPDIPQPINFFEGWSKVPEQEVYENAFKVQWELFLKHVVKDTPFPWDLREGAKGVQLAEKGLESWAKRCWVNIPEL from the coding sequence ATGTCCCCCACTATTCATAAAGTAGGTATTATCATGAACGGCGTAACAGGCCGCATGGGTACGAATCAGCACTTATTGCGTTCTATCGTCGAGATTATTAAACAAGGTGGCGTAAAAGTTAGTCCCTCAGAATTTATTATACCGGATCCAGTACTGGTAGGGCGCGATGCCGTTAAGCTGCAAAAATTAGCGGAGCTTTCGGGGGTACCTGCCTTCACTACCGACCTGGAAAGTGTAATGAGCGACCCGCATTATCAAATATACTTTGATGCCCAGACTACCGGCCGAAGGGCAGAAGGGGTACGGCAAGCCGTAAAAGCCGGTAAGCACGTTTATTGCGAAAAACCTACTGCCGTTAGTACAGAAGTTGCTTTGGAATTGTATGAGCTTTGTAAAAAGAACAACATTAAAAACGGAGTAGTACAAGACAAATTATGGTTGCCGGGCTTGCTTAAGCTCCAACGTTTAATTCAGAATAATTTTTTCGGAGAAATTTTGTCGGTGCGGGGGGAGTTTGGATATTGGGTTTTCGAAGGGCATACTATTCCGGCGCAGCGCCCTTCCTGGAACTATCGCATAGAAGATGATGGCGGAATAATTGTAGATATGCTTTGCCATTGGCGCTACGTATTGGATAATATTTTTGGCAAAGTAAAAGCTGTTTCGTGTTTGGGTGCCACCCACATTGAAGAAAGAATTGACGAAAACGGTAAGCCTTACAAATCTACCGCCGACGATGCAGCCTATGCTACCTTTGAATTAGAAAACGGGGTAATTGCGCATTTTAATTCTTCCTGGACCGTCCGGGTACGCCGCGACGATTTACTAACCTTACAGGTGGATGGTACCAAGGGTTCGGCAGTAGCTGGCTTACGCGAGTGTTATACCCAGCATTACGGGAATACACCTAAACCCGTCTGGAACCCCGATATTCCGCAACCTATTAATTTTTTCGAAGGTTGGTCGAAAGTACCCGAACAGGAAGTGTACGAAAATGCTTTTAAGGTGCAATGGGAGCTTTTCCTAAAGCACGTTGTAAAAGACACCCCTTTCCCCTGGGATTTACGCGAGGGAGCCAAAGGCGTGCAATTAGCCGAAAAAGGTTTAGAAAGTTGGGCCAAGCGCTGTTGGGTAAACATTCCGGAATTGTAA
- a CDS encoding TIM-barrel domain-containing protein — protein sequence MKKLVFLLVVFFNTTVYAQKQEINWQEITPGIWEAVIGNPEEIDLLRIAEIQPRTDALQKLGKLPFPDFLKTSSADINDNKTYLRFPLQKEEQLFGLGLNFKTVQQRGTIKNLHVDHYNGQDDGRTHAPIPFYVSDKGYGILINSARYLTVYAGTSVRADSKDFPSERNRNDPKAGWEAQPYSDAVEILVPAIGVKVYVFVGKTPLEVVQRYNLFNGGGTLPPKWGLGFTHRTPTLFTDKQVLKEVAAFETKGYPLSFVGLEPGWQSTSYPNSFVWDKTRFPQPQQFLSELRKKNIRVNLWINPYTGSKSPVYDQIRPYTSSHTVWMGLVPDFTLKPAQELYKKLFTSEHLKMGVSGYKVDEVDGYDNWLWPDVATFPSGIPAEQMRQVYGLKFQKMVDSWFRGRNTRTYGLVRASNAGASNLPFVIYNDYYDHRDFITALCNSSFLGVLWTPEARSSKTDEEWLRRMQTVCFSPMAMLNAWADGTKPWTYPAVAEPIKQVMLLRMQLLPYLYTTFAQYHFEGKPPVRAMNLVEGFSFTTKSETVGLNSTDNPYGLALKQDIKDQYMLGDYLLVAPLFAGEKSRKVILPAGKWYDFYTGKLAGAGEVFQITPGMDKIPLFVKDGGIIPLIPPCLKSPANETILPLTVRHYGEKEGSWNLYDDDGETFNYEKGAYTWTRLEVKKDKNGLLKGNALIAKKNNFHYKNIRWEFMTTSK from the coding sequence ATGAAAAAGCTGGTCTTTCTTCTGGTTGTTTTTTTCAATACTACCGTTTATGCCCAGAAACAAGAAATAAACTGGCAGGAAATTACACCGGGAATTTGGGAAGCTGTTATTGGAAACCCCGAAGAAATTGACTTATTAAGGATAGCCGAAATTCAACCACGCACAGACGCGCTGCAAAAGTTAGGTAAACTTCCTTTCCCGGATTTTCTAAAAACCAGTAGTGCCGACATAAATGATAATAAAACTTATTTGCGATTTCCGTTGCAAAAAGAAGAACAGCTATTTGGTTTAGGCTTAAATTTTAAAACTGTCCAGCAACGGGGAACCATCAAAAATCTGCATGTAGACCATTATAATGGTCAGGACGATGGCCGTACCCATGCTCCTATTCCCTTTTATGTATCAGATAAAGGCTACGGCATTCTTATAAATTCGGCTCGTTACCTAACAGTTTATGCCGGAACCAGCGTCCGGGCGGATAGTAAAGATTTCCCGTCTGAGCGAAACCGGAACGACCCAAAGGCAGGTTGGGAGGCCCAGCCCTATTCAGATGCGGTAGAAATTCTGGTACCGGCCATAGGCGTTAAAGTTTATGTTTTTGTGGGCAAAACCCCTTTAGAAGTTGTTCAGCGCTATAATTTATTTAATGGCGGCGGTACCTTACCTCCTAAATGGGGTTTAGGTTTTACGCATCGTACACCTACTTTATTTACCGATAAACAAGTTTTAAAAGAAGTGGCAGCTTTTGAGACGAAAGGTTATCCATTAAGTTTTGTGGGTCTGGAGCCTGGCTGGCAAAGTACCTCTTACCCGAATTCCTTTGTTTGGGATAAAACCCGGTTTCCGCAACCGCAGCAATTTTTAAGCGAATTACGAAAAAAGAACATACGTGTAAATTTATGGATTAATCCTTATACAGGTTCTAAATCTCCGGTCTACGACCAGATAAGACCATATACTTCTTCGCATACTGTTTGGATGGGTTTAGTACCCGATTTTACCCTGAAACCAGCTCAGGAATTATATAAAAAATTGTTTACGTCCGAACATTTAAAAATGGGGGTGTCCGGGTATAAAGTAGACGAGGTAGATGGATATGATAATTGGCTTTGGCCGGATGTAGCTACTTTCCCATCGGGTATACCTGCGGAGCAAATGCGGCAGGTGTACGGCCTTAAATTCCAAAAAATGGTGGATAGCTGGTTTCGGGGGCGAAATACGCGCACGTACGGTTTGGTGCGGGCTTCTAATGCCGGGGCTTCTAATTTGCCTTTTGTAATTTATAATGATTATTACGACCACCGAGATTTTATTACTGCCTTGTGCAACAGTTCCTTTCTGGGTGTTTTATGGACTCCCGAAGCGCGTTCTTCTAAAACAGATGAAGAATGGCTGCGTCGGATGCAAACTGTATGTTTTTCGCCGATGGCTATGCTTAATGCCTGGGCAGATGGTACCAAACCTTGGACTTACCCAGCCGTGGCCGAACCCATTAAGCAGGTAATGTTACTCCGGATGCAACTGTTGCCGTATCTATACACCACCTTTGCGCAGTACCATTTCGAAGGCAAACCACCCGTACGGGCTATGAACCTGGTGGAAGGTTTTTCATTTACTACTAAATCTGAAACTGTTGGCTTAAATTCAACTGATAATCCTTATGGTTTGGCCTTAAAGCAAGACATTAAAGACCAATACATGCTGGGTGATTATTTGTTGGTGGCTCCGCTTTTTGCCGGCGAAAAAAGCCGCAAAGTTATTTTACCGGCTGGCAAATGGTATGATTTCTACACCGGAAAGTTGGCAGGTGCCGGAGAAGTATTTCAAATTACACCAGGGATGGATAAAATTCCACTTTTTGTAAAAGATGGAGGCATTATTCCGCTTATTCCACCTTGTTTAAAAAGTCCGGCTAATGAAACAATATTACCACTTACCGTCCGGCATTACGGGGAAAAAGAAGGTTCCTGGAATTTGTACGACGACGATGGTGAAACCTTTAATTACGAAAAAGGTGCTTATACCTGGACCAGATTAGAAGTTAAAAAAGATAAAAATGGCTTGCTGAAAGGAAATGCCTTAATTGCAAAGAAAAATAATTTCCATTATAAGAATATCCGTTGGGAGTTTATGACTACTTCTAAATAA
- a CDS encoding DUF2480 family protein, translating into MVASSIMYGEACSTVPLYKKPKA; encoded by the coding sequence ATGGTAGCGAGTAGTATCATGTACGGGGAGGCGTGTAGCACGGTACCCCTCTATAAAAAGCCGAAAGCGTAA